The Muricauda sp. SCSIO 65647 genome includes a region encoding these proteins:
- a CDS encoding glycogen/starch synthase — MNGKKILFVSSELVPYLPENPVSLMSYEAPRMVNSKGGQIRIFMPRYGNINERRHQLHEVIRLSGMNLVINDMDMPLIIKVASIPKERIQVYFIDNDEYFKRKGTFTDVEGNLFPDNDERAIFFAKGVVETVKKLNWSPDIIHVHGWMASLLPLYLRKYYADEPIFADSKIVTSVYDIGFEGELDNGIVDKIVFDGIPKEDIGALATPNYNNLLKVAVDHSDAIILASEAISDELEKHIANLSKPVLPYVSFKETEEAYANFYNSEVLK, encoded by the coding sequence ATGAATGGTAAAAAGATATTGTTCGTATCTTCAGAATTAGTCCCCTATCTACCCGAGAACCCAGTTTCATTGATGTCTTACGAAGCCCCGCGAATGGTCAATAGCAAAGGTGGCCAAATACGGATTTTCATGCCTCGCTATGGCAATATCAATGAGCGTAGGCATCAACTGCACGAGGTGATTCGCTTATCAGGGATGAATTTGGTCATCAATGATATGGATATGCCCTTGATCATAAAGGTAGCTTCCATTCCCAAAGAACGGATACAGGTCTATTTCATAGACAATGATGAATATTTCAAGAGAAAGGGAACCTTCACCGATGTAGAAGGCAATCTGTTTCCAGATAACGATGAACGCGCCATTTTTTTTGCAAAAGGCGTGGTCGAAACAGTAAAGAAATTAAATTGGTCTCCAGATATCATTCATGTTCATGGCTGGATGGCATCGCTTCTTCCACTCTATCTCAGAAAGTACTATGCCGATGAGCCCATTTTTGCTGATAGCAAGATAGTCACCTCGGTCTATGACATAGGTTTCGAAGGAGAACTTGATAATGGGATCGTGGACAAGATTGTGTTTGACGGCATACCCAAAGAAGATATCGGGGCCTTGGCAACCCCCAACTATAATAATTTGTTAAAAGTTGCAGTCGATCATTCAGACGCCATTATTTTAGCCTCAGAAGCGATTTCTGATGAACTCGAAAAGCATATTGCCAATCTTTCAAAGCCCGTGTTGCCATATGTTTCTTTCAAAGAGACCGAAGAAGCATATGCAAATTTCTATAACTCGGAAGTTTTAAAATAA
- a CDS encoding TonB-dependent receptor, translating to MRIIMLACFLLFGFVAYSQTTVQGKVVDENNEPIPGANVILVGKAEGTTTDFDGNYEFKTSENPPFQLRISILGFSDAIVNVTSNNQTINVTLNEASTLLDEIVISASRTPERIFESPVTVERMDIKAIQSSTSPTFYDALENLKGVDINTNSLTFKSVNTRGFATFANTRFMQLVDGMDNSSPALNFPLGNLLGMSELDVNTVELLPGASSALYGANAYNGIMFMTSKSPFNHQGISFYAKTGLTSSSNAGDNDFFDVGIRAAHAFSDHFAAKASVSFLKGTEWFSTDYTDYNNPGLTRDDPAYDGLNIYGDEASTTLNFDELAAASLPIPVATDFGEATVSRTGYEERDLMDYDAESLKADFALHFKPWADDFEIVWNSKIGRGNTIYQGANRYAIKDFFMQQHKLEIRNNNFFVRGYTTAEKAGNSYDTRFAALNVNRRWKRDAPNPDNPSEPSWFGDYAAGFIGFLANQGIFAPTDEQKVAAHAFARQQADTGRFLPGTPEFNNALAAVTADPNLETGARFQDNSKIYHIDANYNFTHLTGDFADIMVGGSWRQYELNSGGTIYTDSDGPINYNEYGAYVQLQKKMLEEQLKFTGSIRYDKSEFFDGFVSPRLSLVYAIDENKRHNIRGSFQTGFRNPDTQSLFIGLNAGRAILVGSAPDNLDRYTTPELLLSTNGQALTGQQTVQLSGGEAYTNAFSRESVEAGVPQAFESSLVQPEQVTAYEVGYRGAVGKVNIDFSAYYNQYDDFISNRTVLVPLYGEAGDNALSLLALQNEDFQAFQTYTNSVADISSYGGGLGITTQIFGNYDFGINYTYAKLDFDRSSDPGFEPSFNTPEHKVKASFGNQELFKNFGFNINWRWNDWYLWEATFADGFIPSRHVVDAQVNFSVPSIKSIFKLGGANILGEEYVSAPGAGLIGSQFFVSWVINQ from the coding sequence ATGAGAATAATAATGCTTGCTTGCTTCCTGCTGTTTGGCTTTGTGGCCTATTCGCAAACAACGGTACAGGGTAAAGTAGTAGATGAGAACAATGAACCGATTCCCGGTGCGAATGTGATCCTAGTTGGAAAGGCAGAGGGGACCACCACTGATTTTGACGGAAATTATGAGTTCAAAACCTCAGAAAACCCACCTTTTCAGTTGCGTATTTCAATTCTTGGTTTTTCTGATGCCATCGTGAATGTCACCTCAAACAATCAAACCATCAACGTAACATTGAATGAGGCATCTACTTTGCTCGATGAAATTGTGATATCGGCCTCAAGAACACCAGAGCGTATTTTCGAATCGCCCGTAACGGTCGAACGTATGGATATCAAGGCCATTCAAAGCTCGACATCGCCCACTTTTTATGATGCTTTGGAAAACCTCAAAGGGGTTGACATCAACACCAACAGTTTAACGTTCAAATCGGTGAACACCCGTGGTTTTGCCACCTTTGCCAACACCCGTTTCATGCAGTTGGTCGATGGTATGGACAACTCTTCACCTGCCCTTAACTTTCCACTGGGCAATCTCTTGGGCATGTCTGAACTTGATGTGAACACCGTAGAGCTTTTGCCCGGGGCCTCATCGGCACTTTATGGTGCCAATGCTTACAACGGTATCATGTTCATGACCAGCAAGAGCCCTTTCAATCACCAAGGAATCAGTTTTTATGCAAAAACAGGGCTCACCTCAAGTAGTAATGCCGGCGACAACGACTTCTTTGATGTGGGCATACGGGCAGCACATGCCTTTAGCGATCACTTTGCCGCGAAGGCATCGGTATCTTTTTTAAAGGGTACAGAATGGTTTTCAACAGATTATACAGATTACAACAATCCTGGTCTCACAAGGGATGACCCGGCATATGACGGACTCAACATCTATGGTGATGAGGCATCGACCACACTCAATTTTGATGAATTGGCCGCAGCATCGTTGCCCATTCCGGTGGCTACCGATTTTGGTGAGGCCACGGTTTCAAGAACCGGCTATGAAGAAAGAGACCTTATGGACTATGATGCAGAGAGCTTAAAAGCAGATTTCGCACTTCACTTCAAGCCGTGGGCCGATGATTTTGAAATAGTCTGGAATTCTAAGATCGGTCGTGGAAACACCATTTATCAGGGTGCCAACCGTTATGCCATAAAAGATTTCTTTATGCAGCAGCACAAGTTGGAAATACGCAACAACAACTTCTTTGTTCGCGGATATACCACTGCAGAAAAGGCAGGAAACTCTTATGACACAAGATTTGCCGCACTTAATGTAAACCGTAGGTGGAAAAGGGATGCACCCAACCCTGACAATCCCTCAGAGCCTTCATGGTTCGGGGACTATGCAGCGGGCTTTATCGGCTTTTTGGCCAATCAAGGTATTTTTGCCCCTACGGACGAACAAAAAGTTGCTGCCCATGCCTTTGCCAGACAACAGGCCGATACGGGCAGGTTCTTGCCTGGAACCCCAGAATTCAACAATGCTTTGGCCGCCGTCACCGCCGACCCTAATTTAGAGACCGGGGCCAGATTTCAAGACAACTCCAAAATCTACCATATCGACGCCAATTACAATTTTACGCATTTGACAGGTGATTTTGCCGATATTATGGTAGGGGGTTCTTGGAGACAATATGAGTTGAATTCGGGCGGTACCATTTACACCGATAGCGATGGCCCAATCAACTACAATGAATATGGCGCGTACGTACAGCTGCAAAAGAAAATGCTCGAAGAGCAGTTGAAGTTTACGGGTTCTATTCGGTATGATAAATCAGAATTTTTTGATGGGTTCGTTTCACCGAGGCTTTCTTTGGTCTACGCCATTGATGAGAACAAAAGGCATAATATCAGGGGATCATTTCAAACAGGTTTCAGAAACCCCGATACCCAGTCGCTCTTCATCGGCCTCAATGCAGGTAGGGCCATTTTGGTGGGATCGGCACCCGATAACCTAGATCGCTATACCACGCCGGAACTTTTGTTGAGTACCAATGGCCAAGCGCTGACAGGTCAGCAGACGGTTCAGCTTTCGGGCGGCGAGGCCTATACCAATGCCTTTTCGCGCGAATCGGTCGAGGCCGGAGTCCCACAAGCATTTGAGTCATCTCTGGTACAACCCGAGCAGGTAACGGCCTATGAGGTAGGCTATCGTGGCGCTGTAGGTAAGGTCAATATCGATTTCAGTGCCTATTACAACCAATATGATGATTTTATCTCGAATAGAACCGTTTTGGTACCCCTTTACGGTGAAGCGGGAGACAATGCATTGTCTTTGTTGGCATTGCAGAACGAAGATTTTCAAGCCTTTCAGACCTACACAAACTCCGTGGCAGACATAAGCTCATATGGAGGTGGCTTGGGCATCACCACACAGATATTTGGCAACTATGACTTTGGCATTAACTACACCTATGCGAAACTTGATTTTGATAGGAGTTCAGATCCAGGTTTTGAGCCCAGCTTCAATACCCCTGAACATAAGGTAAAGGCCTCATTTGGTAATCAAGAACTGTTCAAGAATTTTGGTTTCAACATCAATTGGCGTTGGAACGATTGGTATCTCTGGGAGGCCACTTTTGCCGATGGTTTCATACCATCGAGGCATGTCGTCGATGCCCAGGTCAATTTTAGTGTTCCGAGCATCAAATCAATTTTCAAGCTAGGGGGCGCCAATATTTTAGGAGAAGAATATGTGAGTGCGCCCGGTGCAGGGCTCATAGGGTCACAATTCTTTGTATCATGGGTTATCAATCAATAA
- the glmS gene encoding glutamine--fructose-6-phosphate transaminase (isomerizing), whose protein sequence is MCGIVGYIGHRDAYPIIIKGLQRLEYRGYDSAGVVLFDGEDMHLSKTKGKVEDLKNKAETSIKTRGKLGLGHTRWATHGVPNDINSHPHYSNSGDLVIIHNGIIENYESIKKALTKRGYTFESDTDTEVLVNLIEEVKEKEGVKLGKAVQLALNQVVGAYAIAVFDKNKPDEIVVAKLGSPLAIGIGENEYFIASDASPFIEFTNNAVYLEDEEMAIVRIGKEIKLRKIKDDAIAYPNILELQLNLEEIEKGGYEHFMLKEIYEQPRAIHDTFRGRLRPDQGIIKMAGIDQNIEKFLNANRIIIVACGTSWHAGLVAEYIFEDLARIPVEVEYASEFRYRNPVITDKDVLIAISQSGETADTLAAIKLAKEKGAFVFGVCNVVGSSIARETNAGAYTHAGPEIGVASTKAFTTQITVLMMIAMKLAKEKGIFSESKFHEFLTELEGIPSKVEKTLESNALVEHISDVYKDSTNCLYLGRGYNFPVALEGALKLKEISYIHAEGYPAAEMKHGPIALIDEQMPVVVIATRKGHYEKVVSNIQEIKSRHGKIIAVVTEGDKQVKELADHVVEVPETSESLTPLLTTIPLQLLSYHIAVMRGCNVDQPRNLAKSVTVE, encoded by the coding sequence ATGTGTGGAATCGTAGGTTATATAGGCCATAGAGATGCATATCCCATCATTATTAAAGGACTGCAGCGCTTAGAGTATCGAGGATATGACAGTGCCGGTGTTGTGCTTTTCGATGGCGAAGACATGCATTTGTCAAAGACCAAGGGAAAGGTCGAAGACTTAAAGAACAAAGCCGAGACCAGTATTAAAACCAGAGGTAAGTTGGGCCTTGGCCACACTAGATGGGCAACCCACGGTGTGCCAAACGATATCAACTCACACCCCCATTATTCGAATTCCGGTGATTTGGTGATTATCCATAACGGTATCATTGAGAATTATGAATCTATTAAAAAAGCCTTGACCAAAAGAGGGTATACCTTTGAATCAGATACCGATACCGAAGTATTGGTCAACCTCATCGAAGAAGTCAAGGAAAAAGAAGGGGTCAAACTTGGCAAAGCCGTACAGCTAGCCTTGAACCAAGTCGTTGGGGCCTATGCCATTGCCGTGTTTGACAAAAACAAGCCTGATGAGATCGTCGTGGCGAAATTAGGTAGTCCGCTTGCCATTGGTATCGGTGAGAATGAATACTTTATCGCTTCCGATGCATCGCCATTCATTGAGTTTACCAACAATGCCGTGTACTTAGAGGATGAAGAAATGGCCATTGTCAGAATCGGCAAGGAGATAAAATTGCGCAAAATAAAAGATGACGCCATTGCTTATCCGAATATACTGGAACTTCAACTGAATCTTGAAGAAATAGAAAAAGGGGGCTATGAGCATTTCATGCTGAAAGAAATCTACGAACAGCCTAGGGCCATCCACGATACTTTTCGAGGAAGGTTGCGGCCCGATCAAGGCATTATCAAAATGGCCGGTATTGATCAAAACATTGAAAAATTTCTAAATGCCAACAGAATTATTATCGTCGCTTGCGGTACTTCTTGGCACGCAGGTCTAGTTGCCGAGTATATTTTTGAAGATTTGGCGCGAATTCCCGTTGAGGTCGAGTATGCTTCTGAATTTCGCTATCGCAATCCGGTGATTACAGATAAGGATGTACTTATTGCCATATCGCAATCTGGTGAGACGGCCGATACGTTGGCGGCCATTAAACTGGCCAAAGAAAAAGGGGCATTTGTATTTGGCGTTTGTAATGTTGTGGGCTCTTCGATAGCCAGAGAGACCAATGCCGGAGCCTATACCCACGCAGGACCTGAAATCGGGGTCGCCTCAACAAAGGCCTTCACCACGCAGATTACAGTACTCATGATGATCGCCATGAAATTGGCCAAAGAAAAAGGAATTTTTTCCGAATCGAAATTTCATGAGTTTTTGACAGAACTGGAAGGCATTCCGAGCAAGGTTGAGAAAACATTGGAGTCAAATGCTTTGGTAGAGCACATATCAGATGTTTACAAAGACTCGACAAACTGCTTGTATTTGGGCAGAGGGTATAACTTTCCGGTTGCGCTTGAAGGAGCTTTAAAGCTAAAGGAAATCAGCTACATTCATGCCGAGGGCTATCCTGCGGCAGAAATGAAGCATGGCCCAATAGCTTTGATAGATGAACAAATGCCAGTTGTGGTCATAGCAACCAGAAAAGGGCATTATGAAAAAGTGGTCAGCAATATCCAAGAAATAAAATCTAGGCACGGCAAAATCATCGCAGTGGTCACTGAAGGCGACAAACAGGTCAAAGAATTGGCCGATCATGTCGTAGAAGTGCCGGAAACTTCAGAGAGTTTGACACCCTTGCTTACCACCATACCCCTGCAATTACTTTCATACCATATTGCCGTAATGCGTGGGTGTAACGTAGACCAACCGAGAAACTTGGCCAAATCGGTTACAGTGGAGTAA
- a CDS encoding DUF4270 domain-containing protein, with protein MNLKRKATISTLVGIFLMMMSCEEDLTTLGEGVVGGEPFSTGKVVFDVFAYNKRVNAVQTNRLPIYQLGNFNDPVYGTRRASITSQVQLSINQNTGTISNVFGDFSQAVEDGADDDESNSTIPENETVKEVFLYLPYQLPPESLRDSDLDGVEDPFDADPDDPNSDSDNDGVTDNAERTGGTDPLNPDTDGDGIGDADDDSTVANAFARTLSLDSIYGNRDASFRLKVERSTFFLRNLDPNTNFEEAQEYFSSQSFSPDFVDEVLFDGDVQIDNEQIVFFNEDDPDTEDVDESLTLDASRTLNPGIRVPLDPSFFQENILDREGSSELLSQANFADFFRGIHLSLDANDDMMLLLDLSAANITITYEYDNYNDNDTFSDTSDDFIEQVERDLVLNLLRNINGFISGNAVNTFESDDFPPQIADQLDNGDNASRIYLKGGDGAVAEVSLFDDTDADPILEDIRSKNWIINEANLVFHVDEQSLNGLIEEERPPRIYLYNAETNLPIYNLAIENASSDSAEPLGLYLNFGGILDRENNTYTIRITEHINNIIVRDSANARLALTLTSNIDISQARIAEAMGANGSVVDVPVMSTVNALGTVLFGSNVQAANEEKKLKLEIFFTETN; from the coding sequence ATGAACCTTAAGAGAAAGGCGACAATTTCAACTTTGGTTGGAATTTTTCTGATGATGATGTCTTGTGAGGAAGATTTGACCACCTTGGGTGAGGGTGTGGTCGGCGGTGAACCTTTTAGTACCGGAAAAGTGGTTTTTGATGTTTTCGCCTATAACAAAAGGGTCAATGCGGTGCAAACCAACAGATTGCCCATATACCAGTTGGGCAACTTCAATGACCCCGTTTATGGAACACGCCGGGCCAGTATCACCAGTCAGGTACAACTTTCCATCAATCAAAACACTGGAACCATAAGCAATGTCTTTGGTGACTTTTCACAGGCTGTCGAAGATGGAGCGGACGATGATGAGAGCAATTCGACCATACCGGAAAACGAAACCGTAAAAGAAGTTTTTCTGTATCTGCCGTATCAATTGCCGCCAGAGAGTCTTCGAGATAGTGACCTTGACGGGGTTGAAGACCCATTTGATGCCGACCCTGATGATCCAAATAGTGATTCCGATAATGATGGGGTGACCGATAACGCCGAGAGAACAGGCGGTACAGATCCCTTGAACCCCGATACCGATGGTGATGGTATCGGTGATGCCGATGATGACAGTACGGTTGCCAATGCCTTTGCCAGAACGTTATCTCTTGATAGTATCTATGGCAATCGTGATGCGTCTTTCAGGCTAAAGGTCGAACGTTCGACATTCTTTTTAAGGAATTTGGATCCAAATACCAATTTTGAGGAGGCACAAGAGTACTTTTCAAGCCAAAGCTTCTCGCCCGATTTTGTAGATGAGGTACTTTTTGATGGGGATGTTCAGATAGATAATGAACAAATTGTTTTCTTCAATGAGGATGACCCCGATACTGAAGATGTTGATGAGTCATTGACATTGGATGCCAGCAGGACCCTGAATCCAGGTATACGAGTGCCTCTTGACCCATCTTTTTTTCAAGAAAATATACTGGACCGGGAAGGAAGTTCAGAGTTGTTGAGCCAAGCCAATTTCGCAGATTTTTTTCGAGGGATCCATTTGTCTTTAGATGCCAATGACGATATGATGCTGCTGCTCGATCTATCAGCAGCGAACATTACCATCACCTACGAATATGACAATTATAACGATAACGATACCTTTTCTGATACTTCAGATGATTTCATCGAACAGGTCGAACGCGATCTTGTATTGAACCTGTTGCGAAACATCAACGGATTCATTTCAGGAAATGCCGTAAATACCTTCGAAAGTGATGATTTTCCACCTCAAATTGCAGATCAGCTTGACAATGGCGATAACGCTTCCAGAATATATCTCAAGGGCGGTGATGGGGCCGTGGCCGAGGTCAGTCTTTTTGATGACACAGATGCCGACCCAATATTGGAAGACATACGCTCGAAAAATTGGATAATAAACGAAGCCAATCTGGTGTTTCACGTTGATGAACAATCGCTCAATGGTTTGATTGAAGAAGAACGACCTCCAAGAATATATCTCTATAATGCCGAGACAAACCTGCCCATTTATAATCTTGCGATTGAAAATGCAAGTTCAGACAGCGCAGAGCCCCTGGGGTTGTACCTTAATTTTGGAGGTATTCTGGATAGGGAAAATAATACCTATACCATTCGTATTACCGAACATATCAACAATATCATAGTACGTGACTCTGCCAATGCCAGACTGGCCCTTACCTTGACTTCAAATATTGATATTTCGCAAGCTAGGATCGCTGAGGCCATGGGGGCGAATGGATCAGTAGTTGATGTGCCGGTGATGTCGACCGTGAATGCCTTGGGCACGGTACTTTTTGGAAGCAATGTGCAGGCTGCCAACGAAGAGAAAAAATTAAAGCTCGAAATCTTTTTTACAGAGACAAATTGA
- the panC gene encoding pantoate--beta-alanine ligase, whose translation MRPISDKQQLQKLLQTTRNEKNTIGLVPTMGALHQGHLSLVEKAIEENHRVVVSIFVNPTQFDNANDLKNYPRNLNGDLALLQKLSRQIVVFTPSKAEIYPGEITSQEFRFGGLEKTMEGSYRNGHFDGVATIVELLLKIVAPDKAYFGEKDFQQLQIVKKLVKLKRIPVTIVGCPIEREANGLAMSSRNERLPNKIRQKAGFIFNVLKAAKKKFGTKSANDIREWVKAKFQKNEDFELEYFEIADQENLTPIQRKQKNKKYRAFIAVYASGVRLIDNIALN comes from the coding sequence ATGCGCCCGATCAGCGACAAACAGCAACTTCAAAAGCTCCTACAAACTACCAGGAACGAGAAGAACACTATCGGTCTGGTACCGACCATGGGCGCTTTGCACCAAGGGCACTTATCATTGGTCGAAAAAGCCATCGAAGAAAATCATAGGGTAGTGGTGAGCATTTTTGTCAATCCGACCCAGTTTGACAATGCCAATGATCTGAAAAACTATCCCCGTAATTTAAATGGTGATCTAGCCCTTTTACAAAAGCTGTCACGGCAAATCGTGGTATTTACCCCCTCAAAGGCCGAAATTTATCCAGGTGAAATCACTTCACAGGAGTTTCGTTTCGGCGGTTTGGAGAAAACAATGGAAGGTAGCTACCGTAACGGACATTTTGACGGGGTGGCCACCATTGTTGAGCTACTCTTAAAAATAGTAGCCCCAGACAAGGCCTATTTTGGCGAGAAAGATTTTCAGCAATTGCAGATTGTCAAAAAATTGGTCAAATTGAAGCGCATTCCTGTTACGATTGTGGGCTGCCCCATTGAAAGGGAAGCCAACGGCCTGGCCATGAGTTCGCGTAATGAAAGGTTGCCAAATAAAATACGACAAAAGGCTGGTTTCATTTTCAACGTGTTGAAAGCTGCCAAGAAAAAATTTGGCACGAAAAGTGCTAACGATATAAGGGAATGGGTAAAGGCAAAATTCCAAAAAAATGAAGATTTTGAATTGGAATATTTCGAGATTGCAGATCAAGAAAATTTAACGCCCATCCAAAGAAAACAGAAAAACAAAAAATATAGGGCTTTCATAGCCGTTTATGCCAGTGGCGTTCGGCTAATAGACAACATCGCCCTCAATTGA
- a CDS encoding G-D-S-L family lipolytic protein: MKNKHIYTAFLFGAFLFWGCSEEDDIFAVPFVPEVEQVTPPPVNYTSGTADFSTYVSVGNSLTAGFSDNALFVRGQTASFPNILAQQFALAGGGDFSQPLMNDDLGGLLLGGNEIADTRLIFDAANQVPVNIPGDPTTEVSNVLSGPFNNMGVPGAKSYHLLANGYGNVAGVAAGLANPYFARMASNPNASVMEDAMAQNPTFFSLWIGSNDILGYAVSGGSGEDHNLTGNLDASTYAGNDITNAGVFAQVYNGLLATLTAGGAVGIVANLPNVTDAPYFTTVPHAPLDPTNPSFGPQIPTLNTVFGAMNQVFAFLGVPERSVVFSENSASAVVIRDETLIDLSAQIAQVLNADPNFPLFVQQFGLPPQAAPLVANLFGAAYGQVRQATVEDLLVLPSRNVIGSINQDSFAFLQSQGLSPELAAQFSAEGITYALDDQWVLIPSEQTAIADATVAFNTTIAAAAEQFDLAFFDANTFLNTVATTGVPIQSGDNPATVTADFVTGGAFSLDGVHPSPRGYAVAANQMIGIINAKYGSNLPEVNPVDFTGLYLN, translated from the coding sequence ATGAAAAACAAACATATATATACCGCATTTCTTTTTGGGGCATTTCTTTTTTGGGGTTGTAGTGAGGAAGACGATATTTTTGCGGTGCCCTTTGTGCCAGAGGTAGAACAGGTGACTCCACCGCCAGTAAACTATACCAGTGGTACGGCAGATTTTTCTACCTATGTGTCCGTGGGCAATTCTTTGACGGCGGGCTTCTCTGACAATGCCTTGTTCGTAAGAGGGCAGACAGCCTCTTTTCCCAATATTTTGGCCCAACAATTTGCTTTGGCCGGTGGGGGAGATTTTTCCCAGCCGTTGATGAACGATGATTTGGGAGGATTGTTGCTGGGGGGCAATGAAATAGCCGATACCCGACTGATTTTTGATGCCGCAAATCAAGTTCCCGTCAATATTCCGGGAGACCCTACCACAGAGGTTTCCAATGTGCTGTCGGGCCCCTTTAACAATATGGGGGTGCCAGGAGCGAAAAGCTATCATTTGTTGGCCAATGGCTATGGCAACGTGGCCGGTGTGGCTGCTGGACTTGCCAATCCGTATTTTGCTAGAATGGCCTCTAACCCCAATGCATCGGTAATGGAAGATGCAATGGCACAAAACCCGACTTTTTTCTCTCTATGGATAGGCTCCAATGACATTTTGGGGTATGCCGTATCAGGGGGTTCGGGCGAAGACCATAATTTGACAGGTAATCTTGATGCATCGACCTACGCGGGAAATGATATTACCAACGCAGGGGTTTTTGCACAGGTGTATAACGGCCTGTTGGCTACTTTGACGGCTGGTGGTGCCGTGGGCATTGTGGCCAATCTGCCCAATGTGACCGATGCACCTTATTTTACAACGGTGCCCCATGCACCGTTAGACCCTACCAATCCTAGTTTTGGCCCCCAGATCCCTACATTGAATACGGTCTTTGGAGCCATGAACCAAGTATTTGCCTTTTTGGGGGTCCCTGAGCGTTCGGTAGTGTTCTCTGAGAATTCGGCAAGTGCGGTCGTGATCAGAGATGAGACGTTGATCGACTTATCGGCCCAGATCGCCCAAGTGCTGAATGCCGATCCAAATTTCCCGTTGTTTGTACAACAGTTTGGGCTTCCGCCCCAGGCCGCCCCGTTGGTGGCCAATCTTTTCGGAGCTGCGTACGGACAAGTGAGACAGGCCACGGTAGAAGACCTTTTGGTATTGCCCAGTCGTAATGTAATCGGTAGTATTAACCAAGATTCCTTCGCATTTCTACAATCACAAGGGTTATCGCCAGAACTGGCCGCCCAGTTTTCAGCAGAGGGGATTACGTACGCTTTGGATGATCAGTGGGTATTGATTCCTTCTGAGCAAACGGCCATTGCTGATGCTACGGTTGCTTTTAATACTACAATTGCGGCAGCAGCAGAACAATTTGATTTGGCTTTCTTTGATGCCAATACTTTTCTAAACACGGTAGCCACCACCGGAGTGCCCATTCAATCTGGAGATAACCCAGCTACGGTAACTGCCGATTTTGTTACTGGCGGCGCTTTTTCATTAGATGGGGTGCATCCATCCCCTAGGGGCTATGCAGTGGCAGCCAATCAGATGATCGGCATTATCAATGCCAAATATGGTTCAAATCTACCAGAGGTCAATCCTGTTGATTTTACGGGTCTGTATCTAAATTGA
- the panD gene encoding aspartate 1-decarboxylase, producing the protein MQIEVVKSKIHRVKVTGADLNYIGSITIDEDLMDAANIIRGEKVQIVNNNNGERLETYVIPGPRGSGELTLNGAAARKVSVGDVLILITYAWMSVEEAREFNPALVFPDENTNLLK; encoded by the coding sequence ATGCAAATTGAAGTAGTAAAATCAAAGATTCATCGCGTGAAGGTCACAGGTGCTGACCTCAACTACATTGGCAGTATTACCATCGATGAAGATCTGATGGATGCCGCAAACATCATTCGTGGTGAAAAAGTCCAGATCGTGAACAATAACAACGGTGAGCGTCTTGAAACCTATGTCATTCCTGGACCACGTGGCAGTGGTGAACTGACCTTGAACGGAGCTGCTGCCCGAAAGGTTTCGGTGGGCGATGTATTGATTCTTATCACTTATGCCTGGATGAGTGTTGAAGAGGCCAGAGAATTCAATCCGGCCTTGGTATTTCCAGATGAAAACACCAACCTTTTGAAATAG